The Bosea sp. 685 DNA window CAAGGCCATGCACAACCTCGCCGTGCTGCATGCCGAAGGCGCCGCCGGCAAGCCCGACTACGCCACCGCGACGGAGTGGTTCCGCAAGGCTGCGGAACTGGGCGTGCGCGACAGCCAGTACAATCTCGCCATCCTGCTCGGGCGCGGCCTCGGTGCGCCGACCGATCTCGGCCAATCCTATCTCTGGTTCTCCATCGCCGCCGCCCAGGGCGACGAAGACGCCAGCCGCAAGCGCGACGAGGTCGCCCAGCGCCTGAGCCCCGGCGATCTCGCCACCGCCAAGGCCGCCGCCGAGAGCTGGAAGCCGAAGGCGCTCGAAGCCACCGCCAACGACGTGCCCCCACCCAGCAAGGGCTGGGACGAGGCGCCGAGCGCGACCACCAAAAAGCCCGCCAAGCCGGCGCACAGCTGAACTGACGACATGACAGGCGCGAAAGCGCCTGTTTTCGCTTGCAACGTCACGGTTTCGACGCGTTGGCGCGCCATGACAGGATGAGGCCTCCAGTCACCGGCCGGGACAAAACTCCCTTTTTCGCAACGATAAGGATTTGTCTAACCCGATTGGTGCAATCTGGGACGATCCGGCGCCGGGCTTCAGCAAAAGCGCGCCGGGACGCGAGGACCAAGGGTGCAGATCTACCTTCCGATCGCCGAACTCCCGATCAGCATCCTGATGGTGCTGGGCCTCAGCGGCGCGGTCGGCTTCATCTCCGGCCTGTTCGGCGTCGGCGGCGGCTTCCTGCTGACGCCGCTCTTGATCTTCCTCGACATTCCGCCCGCGGTCGCGGTCGCGACCGTCGCCGCGCAGGTCGCCGGCTCCTCGACCACCGGCGTCCTGACCTATTGGCGAAGGCGCGCGCTCGACTTCAAGCTCGGCGGCGTCCTCGTCGCCGGCGGCATATTGGGCACCGTGCTCGGCGTGCTGTTCTTCAACCTGATGCGCAGGCTCGGCCAGCTCGAGCTCGTCATCACCCTGTCCTATGTGACCCTGTTCACGATCATCGGCGGCCTGATGCTCTACGACGCCCTGCGGGCGATGTGGCGCGTGCGGTCGGGCAAGCCGGCGCGGTTGCGGCGGCGGGCCGGGACGCATCCCTGGTGGATGGGCCTGCCGCTGCGGATGCGCTTCTACCGCTCCCAGCTCTACGCCAGCGTGATCCCGATCGCGCTGCTGGCGATCGTGATCGGCTTCATCGGCGCGGTGCTGGGCGTCGGCGGCGGCTTCATCCTGGTGCCGGCGCTGATCTATTTCTTCCGCATCCCGACCGCTGTCGTCGTCGGCACCTCGCTGTTCCAGATCCTGGTGACGATGACCGGCGCGACCATCCTGCACGCGCTGACCAACCAGTCGGTCGACCTGATCCTGGCGGTTCTCCTGCTGCTGGGCGGCGTCGTCGGCGCGCAGTTCGGCGGGCGCGCGGCGCGCAACCTCAATGTCGAATCCTTCCGCATGTTGCTGGCGCTGCTGATCCTCTCCGTCGGCCTGCGCTTCGCCATCGAATTGTTCATCGCGCCGACCGAGCCCTTCTCCGTGATCGTGACGGAGGGCATACGATGAGACGCTCCCTCGCCATCCTGCTGCTGGCGACACTGTCCGCGCTCACGGCCGCCTCGGCGCGCGCCGAGACATTGATCGCGGCGATGTCGAGCCATCAGATCCAGATCAACTCCAACTATACCGGCGACCAGCTCACAGTCTTCGGGCTGGTCGAGCGCGACGGGCGCACCGCCGCGCGCGGCGATCCCTACGACATCATCGTCACCGTGCGCGGCCCGCGGCGCATGCTCCTGGTGCGTGAAAAGGAGCGGCTCGGGCCGATCTGGATCAACCGCACCCAGCGGCGCTTTCCCGACAACTCGATCTTCCTGACGGTGGCGAGCAATCGGCCGCTCAACGAGATCATGAGCGAGGAGACCGCGCGGCGCGAGCGGATAGGCCTTGAAAACGCCCAGCGCCTGCCCGATCCCGGGCTCGATTTCGGCCGGACGACAGCGCGCTTCAAGGACGGCATGATCCGCATCCTCGAGGAGAAGGGGCTCTATTCCCAGGAGGCGCGCGGCGTCACCTTCCTTTCCAACACGCTGTTCAGCGCGCCGATCCCGGTGCCGGCCACGGCGCCGACCGGCTCCTACGAGATCGACATCGTGCTCTATGCCGGCGGCGTGCCGCTGGCCCGGCAATCGACCAATTTCGAGGTGGTCAAATCCGGCATCGAACAGCGCCTGGCCACGGGCGCCTATGAGCATTCCCTGCTCTACGGCCTCGCGACCGTCGCGCTTGCGCTGTTCTTCGGGTGGCTGTCCAGCGTCGTCTTCCGCAAGGATTGAGCTCTGGAGCAGTTTCCGATCCCAGCGGATCGTTCAATTGCTCCAGCCTTTTGGTTTAACGCGTTTTCTTCACGCGAACCGGTGTCCGCTTCGCTCGAAAACGCTCTGACCTTCAGCCGATCAGCAGGCCATAGGCGAAGAAGGGCGCGATCGTCCCCTCCTCGATCCGTGTCAGGCCCTCCGTGAGCTCGACCAGCCCGTCTGTGCGGGTCAATGAGGTCAGGACGCCGGCCCCGTCCTGCGGGTGCTTGCGCGCGACCATGACGCCGTCGGCGGCCGGCGTCAGCGAGACCCGGACATATTCGCGCCGGCCCGCCTTCTTGACGTAGGGAAAGCCGAGCCGCACCGGCAGCGGCGTCGGCGCGACATAAGCGGCGCCCGCAAGCCGCGCGAGCAGCGGCCGCGCGACGAAGGCGAAGGTGACGAAGACCGCGACCGGATTGCCGGGCAAGCCGATGAAGGGCGTGGCCCCGACGAGCCCCATCGCGACGGGACGGCCGGGCTTGATGCCGATGCGCCAGAACGCCAGCGAGCCGGCGCGCTCGACCGCCGCCTTGACGTGGTCCTCCTCGCCGGTCGAGACGCCGCCCGAGGTCAGGATCAGATCGCAGGACGCCGTCGCCTCGGAGAGGCGCCGCGCCAGGCTGACAGGCTCGTCGCGCAGAATGCCGAGATCGACGACCTCGGCGCCGGCGCGCGCGACCATGGCGCGCAGCAAGCTGCGATTGGCGTCGTAGATCGCCGCGGGCGCAAGCGCTTCGCCCGGCTCGGTCAATTCGTCGCCGGTCGAGAAGATCGCGACGCGCGGCCGGCGATGAACGCTCACTTCGATCAGCCCGAGCGCCGCCAAGAGCGCGAGATCCTGCGGCCGCAGGCGCTGGCCAGCCTTCAGGGCGGTCTCGCCGCGCGCGATATCCTCCCCCGCCGGGCGGGCATTGGCGCCGATCTTCAGCCCGGCGGGCAGCCTGACGAAGCCGTCGTCGAGCCCGACATCCTCCTGCATGAAGACCGTATCGGCATCTGGCGGCATCGGCGCGCCGGTGAAAACCCGCACCGCGACGCCCGCCGTCGCGGTGCGGGACGCATCCGCCCCCGCCGCGACGCGGCCCGACAAGCGCAAGCGGCTCTCGCCAGCGGAGGCCAGATCGGCGAAGCGCACGGCATAGCCATCGACCGCCGAATTGGCGAAGGGCGGCAGGTCGAGCCTCGCCACGACATCCCGCGCCAGCACCCGGCCATCGGCCTCAGTGAGCGCGACATTCTGCAGTCCCGCCAATGGCGCGACCAGGGAGCCGGCGCGCTCCGCCGCCTGCTCGACGCTCATCAACGCGCCGAAGGCTTCCTCATCCTTGCTGAGCTGGGCCATGACGTCCTCACTCTTCCCCGTGTCGCCCTTGCCCGTGTCGCTGCTGCCTGTGCCGCCGCGCCAGCACGGCAGCAAGCGGCTCGGCCGCCGCCAATGCGATATCGGCAACCGCCGCAATGTCGTCGAGAGCGACGACCGGGCGCCCCGCCTCGGGAAAGGCGCTGTCGCTCACGACGGCCACGATGCTCGGATCATCGGGATGCAAGGCCGGCTTGCCATTGGCCAGGCGGTGGATTTCGATCTTGGCGTGCGGGTCGCGCTTGAAGCCCTCGATGATGACGAGATCGACCGGTGACAGCCGCTCGAGCAATTCGCCGAGTTTCGCCTCCGGCTCGCCGCGCAACTCCCGCATCAGCGCCCAGCGCCGCTCCGAAGAGATCAGGACCTCGCGCGCGCCGGCCTGGCGATGCGCGTAGGAATCCTTGCCGGGCGTGTCGAGATCGAAGGCATGATGGGCGTGCTTGAGCGTCGAGACGCCGACGCCGCGACGGCCGAGCTCCGGGATCAATCGCGTCAGCAGCGTCGTCTTGCCCGCCCCGCTCCATCCCGCCAGACCGATCACGCGCATCGAGGGCCATGTCTCCAAACAAAAACCGGTCTCCAAACAAAAACCGGGCGCGAAAGCGCCCGGCTGTCATCTTTCAGATTGCCTCTCGCGGTCAAGCAATCCGTCTTGGTCAGGACAGGCTTGGCGAGAACAGGCTTGGCGAGAACGAGCTCACTCCGCCGGCTGCAGCGTCGGGCCGTCCGGCACATGGCCTTTCTGCATCTCCTCGGCGACCCAGAGCGAATGGTGCTCCTTGGCCCAGTTGAGATCGACCTCGCCGGAGCCCATCGCGTCGAAGGCGCCCTCCATGCCGATCGTGCCGATATAGATATGCGCCAGGATCGCCGCGACCATCAGCACGGCGACGATGCCATGCACCACGTTCCAGAACTGCATGGTCAGCACGCCGCCGGAGAAGAACGGGAACAGCAGGTTGAGGCCAGAGAGCGAGAGGGCCGTGCCGCCGACCACCACTGTCCAGAACACGATCTTCTGGCCGCCATTGAAGCGCTTGGCCGGCGGGTGGCCCTTGCCGACGATGCCGCCGCCGGCGGCGAACCAACGGACATCGACCATGCCGGGGATGTTGTCCTTGATCCAGACGACGAACATCAGCGCGATGCCGAGCATGAACGGCCAGGCGAGGTAGTTATGCGCCCATTTCGCCACGACCGAGATATTGGTGAAGGTCTGCGGCCCGACCAATGGCAGCAGCACGAGCTTGCCGAAGGTGACGTTGAGCCCCGACAGCGCCAGCACGATGAAGCATGCGGCCGTCAGCCAGTGCATGAAGCGCTCAAAACCGTTGAAGCGCGTCAGCGTGCGGCCCGACAGGCCGGACTCGACCCGGATGCGGCCCCGCACGAGGTAGAACACCGCCAGCAGAAGCAGCGTGCCGAGCACCGCGACGGCGCCGATCTTGACCATGGCGCCCTGATGAAAGGCGCGCCATTCGCGCCCGGCGGGCCGCTCCAGCGTCGCGGCCTTGCCATCGGGAATGGTGATACGGCCCTTGAGCTCAGCCGAAGGATTGGCCTTCAGCGCGTCGAGGAACTGCTGTTCCTTGACCGAGTCAGCAGTCGGGTTGACCTGCTGCGCAAAAGCCGGAACCGCCAGCGCGACAGCGAAGGTCAACAGCAGGCCGGTGACCAGGAGACGAAGGTGAGCGCCGAGACGCATTGCGAAATTCCTCTCGCGAGATGAACCGGACATCCTGCTCGGGGGAACGCGCCCGACCTTGCGGCCGAGACGCGCCCCTCCCCCCGAGCTAGATGGCGATCGTTTCCTTGTAGGCGGTCTGCCAACCCCAGGCGCCGGAGCCATAGCCGCGCTTGACCACCCGCTCCTTGTAGATCTGGGCAATGATCTCGCCGTCGCCGGCGAGCAGCGATTTGGTCGAGCACATCTCGG harbors:
- a CDS encoding sulfite exporter TauE/SafE family protein gives rise to the protein MQIYLPIAELPISILMVLGLSGAVGFISGLFGVGGGFLLTPLLIFLDIPPAVAVATVAAQVAGSSTTGVLTYWRRRALDFKLGGVLVAGGILGTVLGVLFFNLMRRLGQLELVITLSYVTLFTIIGGLMLYDALRAMWRVRSGKPARLRRRAGTHPWWMGLPLRMRFYRSQLYASVIPIALLAIVIGFIGAVLGVGGGFILVPALIYFFRIPTAVVVGTSLFQILVTMTGATILHALTNQSVDLILAVLLLLGGVVGAQFGGRAARNLNVESFRMLLALLILSVGLRFAIELFIAPTEPFSVIVTEGIR
- a CDS encoding TIGR02186 family protein is translated as MRRSLAILLLATLSALTAASARAETLIAAMSSHQIQINSNYTGDQLTVFGLVERDGRTAARGDPYDIIVTVRGPRRMLLVREKERLGPIWINRTQRRFPDNSIFLTVASNRPLNEIMSEETARRERIGLENAQRLPDPGLDFGRTTARFKDGMIRILEEKGLYSQEARGVTFLSNTLFSAPIPVPATAPTGSYEIDIVLYAGGVPLARQSTNFEVVKSGIEQRLATGAYEHSLLYGLATVALALFFGWLSSVVFRKD
- the glp gene encoding gephyrin-like molybdotransferase Glp translates to MAQLSKDEEAFGALMSVEQAAERAGSLVAPLAGLQNVALTEADGRVLARDVVARLDLPPFANSAVDGYAVRFADLASAGESRLRLSGRVAAGADASRTATAGVAVRVFTGAPMPPDADTVFMQEDVGLDDGFVRLPAGLKIGANARPAGEDIARGETALKAGQRLRPQDLALLAALGLIEVSVHRRPRVAIFSTGDELTEPGEALAPAAIYDANRSLLRAMVARAGAEVVDLGILRDEPVSLARRLSEATASCDLILTSGGVSTGEEDHVKAAVERAGSLAFWRIGIKPGRPVAMGLVGATPFIGLPGNPVAVFVTFAFVARPLLARLAGAAYVAPTPLPVRLGFPYVKKAGRREYVRVSLTPAADGVMVARKHPQDGAGVLTSLTRTDGLVELTEGLTRIEEGTIAPFFAYGLLIG
- the mobB gene encoding molybdopterin-guanine dinucleotide biosynthesis protein B, which gives rise to MRVIGLAGWSGAGKTTLLTRLIPELGRRGVGVSTLKHAHHAFDLDTPGKDSYAHRQAGAREVLISSERRWALMRELRGEPEAKLGELLERLSPVDLVIIEGFKRDPHAKIEIHRLANGKPALHPDDPSIVAVVSDSAFPEAGRPVVALDDIAAVADIALAAAEPLAAVLARRHRQQRHGQGRHGEE
- a CDS encoding formate dehydrogenase subunit gamma is translated as MRLGAHLRLLVTGLLLTFAVALAVPAFAQQVNPTADSVKEQQFLDALKANPSAELKGRITIPDGKAATLERPAGREWRAFHQGAMVKIGAVAVLGTLLLLAVFYLVRGRIRVESGLSGRTLTRFNGFERFMHWLTAACFIVLALSGLNVTFGKLVLLPLVGPQTFTNISVVAKWAHNYLAWPFMLGIALMFVVWIKDNIPGMVDVRWFAAGGGIVGKGHPPAKRFNGGQKIVFWTVVVGGTALSLSGLNLLFPFFSGGVLTMQFWNVVHGIVAVLMVAAILAHIYIGTIGMEGAFDAMGSGEVDLNWAKEHHSLWVAEEMQKGHVPDGPTLQPAE